From a single Maniola hyperantus chromosome 3, iAphHyp1.2, whole genome shotgun sequence genomic region:
- the Cpr gene encoding NADPH--cytochrome P450 reductase isoform X2 has product MFINVVTKSIRILPRYVTKIKFRNQILSPLLKLRYMVFGLGNKTYEHYNAVAIYVDKRLEELGATRVYELGLGDDDANIEDDFITWKDKFWPSVCEKYNIESTGEEELTRQFRLVTHAPEDFKPHEIFTGEIARLHSLQNQRPPYDAKNPFLAQIIVNRELHKGGDRSCLHVELNIAGSNMRYEAGDHVAVYPINDNNLVDRLGELTGADLDEVFSLINTDQESTKKHPFPCPTSYRTALSHYVEITAMPRTHILRELVEYCSDEEDKKKLLLMATNSQEGKALYQSFVVDACRNIVHILEDIKSCKPPLDHLCELLPRLQPRYYSISSSPKLYPETIHVTAVVVKYKTPTGRVNKGVTTTWLAENKPEPDKPFPRVPVYIRKSQFRLPMQTQTPILMVGPGTGLAPFRGFLQERAHARAQGRPVGDTVLYFGCRHRDQDFIYQGELEEFEKNGDVTLHLAFSRDQAHKIYVTHLLEKNLDQIWDIIGKRNGHFYICGDAKNMAVDVRNIVIKAVQEIGGRSETEAVQFLKKLESMKKYSSDVWS; this is encoded by the exons atgtttataaatgtAGTAACAAAATCTATACGAATTTTACCACGTTATGtcaccaaaattaaatttagaaatcaaATTTTATCGCCACTACTAAAATTAAGATACATG GTGTTTGGACTTGGAAATAAAACTTATGAGCATTACAATGCAGTGGCTATTTATGTTGACAAACGCCTTGAAGAGTTGGGAGCCACTAGAGTGTACGAGCTGGGGTTGGGAGATGACGATGCTAA CATTGAAGATGATTTCATAACATGGAAAGATAAGTTTTGGCCATCAGTTTGTGAAAAGTACAACATTGAGAGCACAGGAGAGGAAGAGCTGACTCGGCAGTTCCGATTAGTGACTCATGCTCCTGAGGACTTCAAACCACATGAGATATTCACAGGAGAGATTGCCAGGCTACATTCCTTGCAGAATCAACGTCC GCCTTATGATGCTAAGAATCCATTCCTTGCACAAATCATAGTGAACAGAGAATTGCACAAAGGTGGTGATAGGTCATGTCTGCATGTGGAATTAAATATTGCAGGCTCCAATATGAGATATGAAGCAG GTGATCATGTGGCTGTGTATccgataaatgataataatttggtTGACCGCCTGGGTGAGTTGACGGGGGCTGATCTGGATGAAGTGTTTTCCCTCATCAACACTGACCAAGAGAGCACAAAGAAACATCCATTCCCTTGCCCCACATCCTATAGGACAGCGTTATCTCATTATGTGGAAATCACAGCCATGCCAAGAACTCACATTTTGAGAGAACTTGTCGAGTATTGTTCAGACGAAGAG gaCAAAAAGAAACTGCTGCTCATGGCCACAAATTCTCAGGAAGGCAAAGCATTGTACCAGTCATTTGTGGTTGATGCTtgtagaaatattgtacatattttggaagataTCAAATCATGTAAACCACCATTGGACCATCTTTGTGAGCTGTTGCCTCGCCTTCAGCCAAGATACTATTCAATTTCATCAAGTCCTAAG TTGTATCCTGAGACAATCCACGTGACAGCTGTAGTTGTAAAGTATAAAACTCCCACTGGACGCGTGAACAAAGGAGTCACCACCACTTGGCTTGCAGAGAACAAGCCGGAGCCAGACAAGCCTTTCCCACGAGTACCTGTTTATATTAGAAAGTCTCAGTTCAG ATTACCGATGCAAACTCAAACGCCGATTCTAATGGTGGGTCCTGGCACGGGGCTGGCACCGTTCCGCGGCTTCCTGCAGGAGCGAGCGCATGCGCGCGCTCAGGGTCGGCCCGTCGGCGACACCGTGTTGTACTTTGGCTGCAGGCATCGCGACCAAGACTTCATCTACCAGGGG GAATTAGAAGAGTTTGAGAAAAATGGCGATGTTACACTGCATCTGGCCTTCTCACGTGATCAAGCGCATAAAATATATGTGACGCACTTATTAGAGAAGAATTTAGACCAGATTTGGGATATTATTGGGAAGAGGAATGGACATTTCTATATATGCGG GGATGCTAAAAATATGGCGGTGGATGTCCGTAACATAGTTATTAAAGCTGTCCAAGAGATAGGCGGCCGCTCGGAAACTGAAGCTGTGCAATTCCTCAAGAAATTGGAGTCCATGAAGAAATATTCATCTGATGTTTGGAGTTAA